The Exiguobacterium sp. FSL W8-0210 genomic interval GCAGATCCCTGCGCCGCTCGCGCCGTTGATGGATGAGACGTTCAACGAATTCGTCCAGTTGTATACGGACCTAAAAGGCAACCTGCGTCTGTTGCTGAACAAAGAACCGCAGACGAAGCCAAAGATTCAAATCGATGCGGTCCGCAATGAGACGAAAGCGACGACGGTCATCAGCGGAAAAGCCTTTACCCGTCACGCGTTCATCAAGACGGGACGTTTGCTCCTCGTGCACCGGGAGAGTGGCAATCAAGTCCCGGTCCCGATCGATTGGTTATACCAAAATGAGACGAGCGCGAAGAAATTCGGATTGTATCGCTATCACTACACGGCGACGATCCACTGGTCGCAACTCTATCAAGCAGCACAATTACAAGAAGGCGTCTACGATGCCTTCATCGCGCTCGACTTCTATCACCGGTCGGAGCCGAAATTACACCGTCTCGGTCGTGCTCGGTACATCACACGTCAATTGACACCGGAAGCGTTAGGAAAAGATGAGACATCGACGATGCATATCATCCCGTACTACACGGTCGGTCACCGGAATCTATCGTTTGAGATGACCGAGTTCACGAATGAAAACTACGCCTATTTGAATCATTTGATGACGTTCGCCCCGCTCTACCGGCTGTTTGCCGAGAAGAACACGTGGCTCGTCGGAGAACGTCCCTATAAAGCACAGGACAACGGGTATCACTTTTTCAAATACATGCGCGAGACCTATCCGGAGCGACCTGTCTATTACGTCATCGATCCGACGTCAAACGAATACGCACAAGTCGCTCCGCTCGGCAACATCTTGCCGATCAAATCAAAGGAACACATCTATCACTCGTTGATGGCGAAGAAGGTCATCGGGACACACCACGCGGAATACTTGTACCCATTAAAATCAGAACCCTTTAAAAAGAAAATGAAGGCAGACCGAATTTTTATCCAGCATGGTGTTTTAGGTACTAAAAATATGAATGAGCAGTATGGAAAATTCGCACCGGCATTTAATACGGATTTGTTCCTTGTCAGTTCTGAGCGTGAAAAGCGTCTCGTTACCCAAGATATGGGTTATTTAGACCGAGAAGTCAAAATCACTGGGCTATCTCGTTTTGATACGTTACTCCGAGATGATGTTGAGGTTAAACGTCAGATGCTCGTCATTCCGACGTGGCGCTCGTGGCTACAGACGCCACTCCAGTTCTTCGAATCAGAATATTATCAGCAGTACCAAGCGTTCCTATCGAGTGAGCGTCTGCATGCATACGCAAAACAACATCGTCTCGAGATCGTCCTTTGCCTGCACCCGAACATGCAGCAATACTCGAGTCACTTCGAGAACTTACCAATCACGGTCATCCATCAGGGTGAACGTGATGTCCAAGGGTTGTTAAAGGAAAGCCTCTTGCTCGTCACCGACTACTCGAGTGTCGCTTTTGACTTCAGTTTCTTGAAACGACCGGTCCACTACCTGCAATTCGATCCGAAACGCTTCATCGGTCCACTCGGTTCATATCTCGATCTCGAGAACGAATTACCAGGTCGAATCTCGAAGAC includes:
- a CDS encoding CDP-glycerol glycerophosphotransferase family protein, whose translation is QIPAPLAPLMDETFNEFVQLYTDLKGNLRLLLNKEPQTKPKIQIDAVRNETKATTVISGKAFTRHAFIKTGRLLLVHRESGNQVPVPIDWLYQNETSAKKFGLYRYHYTATIHWSQLYQAAQLQEGVYDAFIALDFYHRSEPKLHRLGRARYITRQLTPEALGKDETSTMHIIPYYTVGHRNLSFEMTEFTNENYAYLNHLMTFAPLYRLFAEKNTWLVGERPYKAQDNGYHFFKYMRETYPERPVYYVIDPTSNEYAQVAPLGNILPIKSKEHIYHSLMAKKVIGTHHAEYLYPLKSEPFKKKMKADRIFIQHGVLGTKNMNEQYGKFAPAFNTDLFLVSSEREKRLVTQDMGYLDREVKITGLSRFDTLLRDDVEVKRQMLVIPTWRSWLQTPLQFFESEYYQQYQAFLSSERLHAYAKQHRLEIVLCLHPNMQQYSSHFENLPITVIHQGERDVQGLLKESLLLVTDYSSVAFDFSFLKRPVHYLQFDPKRFIGPLGSYLDLENELPGRISKTIDDLFEDLDATARRDFEMDDEYKRRADVFLTKTDTTYSDQVYQTITNYTKQTSLLEKIQTNEAANILFKVYRRSRFYFPTMKAGYRLMQRVLPVDPKLVVFESGLGKHYADSPRYIYEELKRQALGYKVVWIYNKKLYLGDPNAKVVKRLSPAYFYYMATAKFWVNNQNFPHYMTRRKETTYIQTWHGTPLKKMLFDLDEIHGRDEGYVERVTNSIAQWSVLLSPSPYATNIFRSAFQYDGPVVESGYPRNDLFFTANDEATIERIRTQLQLPEGKKVILYAPTFRDHQSLGKGKFYFDYPFDFDRVAEALGDEYVFLIRTHVLVTKKPKIPVQHRERFIDATAYPDIQELYLITDLLITDYSSVFFDFANMNRPMMFYAYDLDLYRDTLRGFYLDYYNDLPGPILETEEALLHALSDIPRLTKMYQAQLDTFRATYGPMEDGFAASRVVDTYFNMDQTMRADALELREQSDGSYSK